Proteins co-encoded in one Sulfuricurvum sp. IAE1 genomic window:
- a CDS encoding heavy metal-associated domain-containing protein: MARIILVLSLCAVFLQAREWTLRIGGMHCIACTLAVKKALMEVPGVRNAKVTFKNETALVDTDESVTLNAMQTAVARTGYAITSAVSK; the protein is encoded by the coding sequence ATGGCAAGAATAATCCTCGTACTCTCCCTCTGCGCCGTTTTCCTCCAGGCGCGCGAATGGACGCTGCGGATCGGGGGGATGCACTGCATCGCCTGCACCCTTGCGGTCAAAAAGGCACTGATGGAGGTCCCCGGAGTCCGAAACGCCAAAGTCACGTTCAAAAACGAAACCGCCCTTGTCGACACCGATGAGAGCGTCACTCTCAATGCAATGCAAACCGCCGTGGCCCGAACCGGGTACGCCATCACCTCCGCCGTTTCGAAATAG
- the coaD gene encoding pantetheine-phosphate adenylyltransferase encodes MTVHKIALYPGTFDPITNGHYDIIERALRLFDEVIVAVAESRDKRPMFSLDERVEMARLSTAHLGRVRVVGFDNLTVELANSLGATVLIRGLRAVSDFEFELQLGYLNKSLDPKIETVYLMPKLQHAFVSSSIVRNLLKFNGKTDHLLPPAVQDVIRGMKSCTLPGQN; translated from the coding sequence ATGACCGTGCATAAAATCGCCCTTTACCCGGGGACTTTCGACCCGATCACCAACGGTCATTACGACATCATCGAGCGGGCGCTCCGGCTCTTTGACGAAGTGATCGTCGCCGTCGCCGAATCGCGGGACAAACGGCCGATGTTCTCCCTGGACGAACGGGTCGAGATGGCCCGCCTCTCCACGGCGCACCTGGGACGGGTACGGGTGGTGGGCTTCGACAACCTCACCGTCGAACTGGCCAACTCGCTGGGGGCAACCGTCCTCATCCGGGGACTGCGGGCGGTGAGCGATTTCGAGTTTGAACTCCAGCTTGGGTACCTGAACAAATCGCTCGACCCGAAAATCGAAACGGTCTACCTGATGCCCAAACTCCAGCACGCGTTCGTCAGCTCCTCCATCGTCCGCAATCTACTCAAATTCAACGGCAAGACCGATCATCTCCTCCCTCCCGCGGTACAGGATGTGATCCGCGGGATGAAGTCGTGCACACTACCGGGGCAGAACTGA
- the speA gene encoding biosynthetic arginine decarboxylase gives MKTNSSGEETAVKTYGIDIWGENNFIIDQGKVKVNYKSSPSLLEITQQVRKTNLRGPLILRFPHLIGKQIDMLYSNFRRAIFENDYNGKFHAVFPLKVNQFPEAVDAIVEHGEKYSYGLEAGSKAELALAMAKTPIGSPITVNGFKDEEMVTLGFMAAHMGHDITITIEGLGELEWIIDVAQQCNLKVPNVGIRVRLQSEGSGIWAKSSGLSAKFGLTSTELIEAIAMLRESNMLEHFTMIHFHVGSQMQEIATLKRVLREAGNIYAELKKMGADNLRAINIGGGLAVEYSQHPSTRMRNYTLEEFSNSVVYLLREIMNAKGVEHPDIFTESGRFIVASHSVLIAPVLELFSHDYQTKSLKLKEKNPPLIEELRELNSLLSPRTCIEYMHDALDHMESLLTLFNLGHIDLQDRSNAEILVHQIIKKSLYLSQDNPLPDIERLQVKLQERYLINSSIFQSIPDYWGLQQQFPIMPLDRLDVPAIRAASLWDITCDSDGEIRFKPEAPLYLHDIDLDEEEYFLAFFNVGAYQETLGMNHNLFTHPSECTILINDTGYEIENFTESDNVLNILEDIGYDKSKLLTNLKNKLAVSEFSTEEEKSDTLQKLEMYLYQNGYLRTTR, from the coding sequence TTGAAAACAAATTCCAGCGGGGAGGAAACAGCGGTGAAAACGTACGGTATAGACATTTGGGGCGAAAACAACTTTATCATCGACCAGGGGAAAGTGAAGGTCAACTACAAAAGTTCCCCCTCGCTGCTCGAAATCACGCAGCAGGTGCGTAAAACCAACCTGCGCGGGCCGCTGATCCTCCGTTTCCCCCACCTGATCGGCAAACAGATCGACATGCTCTATTCCAACTTCCGCCGCGCGATCTTCGAAAACGACTACAACGGCAAATTCCACGCCGTTTTCCCCCTCAAAGTCAACCAGTTCCCCGAAGCGGTCGACGCGATCGTCGAGCATGGCGAAAAATACAGCTACGGCCTCGAAGCGGGTTCGAAAGCCGAGCTTGCCCTTGCGATGGCCAAAACCCCCATCGGTTCCCCCATCACCGTCAACGGTTTCAAAGACGAGGAGATGGTGACACTGGGCTTTATGGCCGCCCACATGGGACACGACATCACAATCACGATCGAGGGGCTCGGAGAGCTTGAATGGATCATCGACGTCGCGCAGCAGTGCAACCTGAAAGTTCCCAACGTCGGGATCCGCGTCCGTCTCCAAAGCGAGGGGAGCGGGATCTGGGCCAAATCCAGCGGCCTGAGCGCGAAATTCGGCCTCACCTCCACCGAGCTGATCGAAGCGATCGCGATGCTGCGGGAGAGCAACATGCTCGAGCACTTTACGATGATCCATTTCCACGTCGGCAGCCAGATGCAGGAGATCGCAACGCTCAAACGGGTGCTGCGCGAAGCGGGGAACATCTACGCCGAACTCAAAAAAATGGGGGCCGACAACCTCCGCGCCATCAACATCGGGGGCGGTCTGGCGGTCGAGTATTCGCAGCACCCCTCCACCCGTATGCGTAACTATACCCTCGAAGAGTTCTCCAACAGCGTCGTCTACCTGCTGCGTGAAATCATGAACGCCAAAGGGGTCGAACACCCCGACATCTTCACCGAATCGGGCCGATTCATCGTCGCGTCACACTCGGTGCTGATCGCACCGGTCCTCGAGCTTTTCAGCCACGACTACCAGACCAAATCGCTCAAACTCAAAGAGAAAAATCCGCCGCTGATCGAAGAGCTTCGTGAGCTCAACTCGCTCCTCTCGCCGCGCACCTGCATCGAATACATGCACGACGCGCTCGATCATATGGAGTCCCTGCTGACGTTGTTCAACCTCGGCCATATCGACCTCCAGGACCGCTCCAATGCCGAGATCCTGGTGCATCAGATCATCAAAAAATCGCTCTACCTCTCGCAGGACAACCCGTTGCCCGACATCGAACGGCTCCAGGTGAAACTGCAGGAGCGCTACCTGATCAACAGCTCCATTTTCCAGAGCATCCCCGACTACTGGGGATTGCAGCAGCAGTTCCCGATCATGCCGCTCGATCGGCTCGACGTTCCGGCCATCCGCGCCGCCAGCTTGTGGGACATCACCTGCGACAGCGACGGGGAAATCCGTTTCAAACCCGAAGCGCCCCTCTACCTCCACGACATCGATCTGGATGAAGAGGAGTATTTCCTCGCCTTTTTCAACGTCGGGGCGTATCAGGAGACGCTGGGGATGAACCATAACCTCTTCACCCACCCCAGCGAGTGTACGATTCTCATCAACGACACGGGGTATGAAATCGAAAATTTCACCGAGTCGGACAACGTTCTCAACATCCTCGAGGACATCGGTTATGACAAGTCCAAACTTCTCACCAACCTTAAAAATAAACTCGCCGTAAGCGAATTTAGCACAGAAGAAGAAAAAAGTGATACACTTCAAAAACTCGAAATGTATCTGTATCAAAACGGATACCTCCGAACCACGCGTTAA
- the cysE gene encoding serine O-acetyltransferase: MGLFSEIAEDFSNVYKNDPAISSRIELFFNYPGVWAIFWYRIANRLYRRGFKSFARFLMGINQILTNIDIHPGATIGRRVFIDHGFGVVIGQTAIVEDDVLIYQGVTLGGVSLTPGKRHPTIKSGVVIGAGAKVLGNITIGANSKIGANSVVVREVPENSTAIGIPAHVIQKGRDKDPFSHNKLPDINKEMFEYLLKRVAVLEHYMVQDNKEILEQDLQLENIYESFIKAMKH; encoded by the coding sequence TTGGGACTGTTTTCCGAGATTGCCGAAGATTTTTCGAACGTTTACAAAAATGATCCCGCCATCAGCTCCCGAATCGAACTCTTCTTCAACTATCCCGGCGTCTGGGCCATCTTCTGGTACCGGATAGCCAACCGTCTCTATCGCCGCGGCTTTAAATCGTTCGCCCGTTTCCTGATGGGGATTAACCAGATTCTTACCAACATCGACATCCACCCCGGCGCGACCATCGGCCGCCGCGTTTTCATCGACCACGGGTTCGGCGTCGTCATCGGCCAGACGGCGATCGTCGAAGACGACGTCCTGATCTATCAGGGTGTGACGCTGGGCGGAGTGAGCCTCACCCCCGGCAAACGCCATCCGACGATCAAAAGCGGGGTCGTCATCGGCGCTGGGGCGAAAGTACTCGGTAACATCACCATCGGCGCGAACAGCAAGATCGGGGCCAATTCGGTCGTTGTGCGTGAAGTTCCCGAAAACAGTACGGCGATCGGCATTCCCGCCCATGTCATCCAGAAAGGACGGGACAAAGACCCTTTCAGCCACAACAAACTCCCCGACATCAACAAAGAGATGTTCGAATACCTCCTCAAACGGGTCGCCGTCCTCGAACACTACATGGTACAGGACAACAAAGAGATCCTTGAACAGGATCTCCAGCTCGAAAACATCTACGAATCGTTCATCAAGGCGATGAAGCATTAA
- the hisS gene encoding histidine--tRNA ligase, with the protein MIQSLRGMNDILSPDYERFEYFLETASRIAKRYGFHYIETPLLEETALFKRSVGESSDIVGKEMYQFIDKGENDVCLRPEGTAGVVRAFIQHKLDKKGGIHRFYYHGPMFRYERPQKGRLREFHQFGVESFGVESVYEDALMIMMIADILKALGIGYRLKLNSLGDQHCMPPYREKLVAFIESCGDAICEDCVRRKSTNPIRVLDCKNEKCQSLYVNAPKLIDNLCEGCESDFATLKTILDQHTIAYEIDTNLVRGLDYYSKTAFEFVSDNIGSQSAIAGGGRYDRLVEFLDGKPTPAVGFAIGIERLLELIVMPEPKREGYYLGAMDAESLPLVLKVAEALRKTQKAVVEYDPKKLQNHLKGADRINARYCAVIGENERNTDTVWVKDLEQKSETQIPMSQFI; encoded by the coding sequence ATGATCCAATCCCTTCGCGGCATGAACGACATCCTCAGCCCCGACTACGAGCGGTTCGAGTATTTCCTCGAAACCGCTTCGCGCATCGCCAAACGGTACGGTTTCCACTACATCGAAACCCCGCTGCTTGAAGAGACCGCCCTCTTCAAACGCTCCGTCGGCGAATCCAGCGACATCGTCGGCAAAGAGATGTACCAGTTTATCGACAAAGGGGAGAACGACGTCTGTCTGCGTCCCGAAGGAACCGCGGGGGTCGTGCGTGCCTTCATCCAGCACAAACTCGACAAAAAAGGCGGTATCCACCGTTTCTACTACCACGGTCCGATGTTCCGTTACGAACGCCCTCAAAAAGGACGCCTGAGAGAGTTCCACCAGTTCGGTGTCGAGAGTTTCGGGGTGGAGAGCGTCTACGAAGACGCCCTGATGATCATGATGATCGCCGATATTTTAAAAGCGCTCGGGATCGGCTACCGCCTCAAGCTTAACTCGCTGGGGGATCAGCACTGCATGCCCCCTTACCGCGAGAAACTGGTCGCGTTCATCGAGAGCTGCGGCGACGCTATCTGCGAAGACTGCGTCCGCCGCAAGTCGACGAACCCCATCCGCGTCCTCGACTGTAAAAACGAAAAGTGCCAGAGCCTCTACGTCAACGCTCCCAAACTGATCGACAACCTGTGTGAAGGGTGCGAAAGCGATTTTGCCACCCTCAAAACGATCCTCGACCAGCACACCATCGCGTATGAAATCGATACGAACCTCGTTCGCGGGCTGGATTACTATTCCAAAACGGCATTCGAATTCGTCAGCGACAACATCGGAAGCCAGAGCGCGATCGCCGGCGGCGGACGTTACGACCGTCTTGTCGAATTTCTCGACGGCAAACCGACCCCGGCGGTCGGATTCGCGATCGGGATCGAACGGCTTTTGGAACTGATCGTCATGCCAGAACCGAAACGTGAGGGATATTACCTGGGGGCCATGGACGCCGAATCGCTCCCGCTGGTTCTCAAAGTGGCCGAGGCGCTTCGTAAAACTCAAAAAGCGGTCGTAGAGTACGATCCCAAAAAGCTCCAGAACCACCTCAAAGGGGCCGACCGAATCAACGCCCGCTACTGCGCGGTCATCGGTGAAAACGAACGGAATACCGATACGGTGTGGGTCAAAGATCTCGAACAAAAATCGGAAACGCAGATTCCGATGAGCCAATTTATTTGA
- a CDS encoding mercuric transporter MerT family protein, producing the protein MILDCRDMECPRPVLATKKALDSLPDDATLIVEVNTLSGRENCKRFALSQHCSYSEEQLPDGATRLVIVKGKGYVSGPDVDNPVEAMIVRERQNSVLVLSGAFAAALLSASCCLVPTLFVLFGVSFAGVVNVAVLEPYRWIFTLSALGMLSFGFYRMVIRKQIECDCEPSAASKVLKGLFWVLFLLTVAVLFYPYYEGWIWQE; encoded by the coding sequence GTGATTCTCGATTGCCGCGACATGGAGTGCCCCCGCCCGGTGCTGGCGACGAAAAAGGCACTCGATTCCCTCCCGGACGATGCGACGCTGATCGTGGAGGTCAATACCCTCTCGGGACGCGAAAACTGCAAGCGGTTCGCCCTCTCCCAACACTGCAGCTATAGCGAAGAGCAACTACCCGACGGTGCGACGCGCCTCGTCATCGTCAAAGGGAAAGGCTATGTTTCCGGCCCCGACGTCGATAACCCGGTAGAAGCGATGATCGTGCGGGAACGCCAAAATTCGGTCCTCGTGTTATCGGGCGCTTTCGCCGCCGCATTGCTCTCGGCCTCGTGCTGCCTCGTTCCGACCCTGTTCGTCCTCTTCGGCGTCTCCTTCGCGGGGGTTGTCAACGTCGCCGTACTCGAGCCGTACCGATGGATTTTCACCCTGTCGGCACTGGGGATGCTCTCGTTTGGCTTTTACCGTATGGTGATCCGCAAGCAGATCGAATGCGACTGCGAGCCCAGCGCCGCATCCAAAGTCCTGAAAGGGCTTTTTTGGGTGTTGTTCCTCCTCACTGTGGCCGTATTGTTCTATCCCTACTACGAAGGATGGATATGGCAAGAATAA
- a CDS encoding UbiX family flavin prenyltransferase, producing MKIVIGISGASGAALGLKTLRALPDTVQKHLIVSEHAQIVLEKEENLTLHRNDEIWASVASGSYGADAMLITPCSMNTLAKIACGIADNLITRAAAVMIKERRTLILAPREIPFSPIALENMHKLSMMGVIIAPPVLAYYGEQNTLEEMENFMIGKWFDLLGIDNNLYKRWDDRA from the coding sequence ATGAAAATCGTGATCGGCATCAGCGGCGCCAGCGGCGCGGCACTGGGTCTCAAGACGCTGCGCGCCCTCCCCGACACGGTTCAAAAACACCTGATCGTCTCCGAACACGCGCAAATCGTCCTCGAAAAAGAGGAAAACCTCACCCTCCACCGAAACGACGAAATCTGGGCCTCCGTCGCCTCGGGTTCGTACGGAGCGGATGCGATGCTGATCACCCCCTGTAGCATGAATACCCTCGCCAAAATCGCCTGCGGCATCGCCGACAATCTGATCACCCGCGCCGCCGCGGTGATGATCAAGGAACGCCGTACGTTGATCCTCGCGCCCCGTGAGATCCCGTTTTCCCCCATAGCGCTGGAAAACATGCACAAGCTCTCCATGATGGGGGTCATCATCGCCCCTCCCGTTCTGGCCTATTACGGGGAACAAAACACGCTCGAAGAGATGGAAAACTTCATGATCGGCAAATGGTTCGACCTCCTCGGCATCGACAACAATCTTTACAAAAGGTGGGATGACCGTGCATAA
- the flgA gene encoding flagellar basal body P-ring formation chaperone FlgA — protein sequence MIKWIFLLFLGTSALSYELQKEYFFTDHTIVSTDVFPQIGKRFELVRIPSDKLLFRLDANVVAKTFELNGVKIETGKVRFVTFVKKSPIDVTSLKIQLARFLTERYPAIEIEGISVIPRGYVEALPPEANAVFDASCALNGSGTFYVVDANGLRRYFDYSVEATLPVLHTTRKVSRKEVLNGMNTVQKAIPFDSFRDVPLSSMPQNAQRFRASLKPYTPLTIRHIEKMPLVLKNDNIVVEVRNGTVVLELIATATQEGGLYDIITIQKRDGKRSRAKVIGEKRVELQ from the coding sequence ATGATTAAATGGATTTTTCTTCTCTTTCTCGGCACTTCGGCACTTTCGTACGAATTGCAAAAAGAGTATTTTTTTACCGATCACACAATCGTTTCCACCGACGTGTTCCCGCAAATCGGCAAACGTTTCGAGCTGGTGCGGATCCCTTCGGACAAACTGCTCTTCCGGCTCGATGCCAACGTCGTCGCCAAAACCTTCGAGCTCAACGGTGTCAAAATCGAAACGGGAAAAGTGCGCTTCGTCACGTTTGTAAAAAAAAGTCCCATTGACGTCACGTCGCTCAAAATCCAGCTCGCCCGCTTCCTCACCGAACGCTACCCCGCGATCGAAATCGAAGGGATCTCGGTCATTCCCCGGGGCTACGTGGAAGCTCTCCCCCCCGAAGCCAACGCCGTATTCGACGCTTCGTGCGCCCTGAACGGATCAGGGACGTTTTACGTGGTGGACGCCAACGGCCTGCGGCGCTATTTCGATTACAGCGTCGAAGCCACCCTCCCGGTGCTGCATACGACCCGCAAAGTCTCGCGCAAAGAGGTCCTAAACGGCATGAACACGGTCCAAAAAGCGATCCCTTTCGATTCGTTCCGTGATGTGCCGCTAAGTTCGATGCCCCAAAACGCCCAGCGTTTCCGCGCCTCGCTCAAACCCTACACTCCCCTGACGATACGCCATATCGAAAAAATGCCCCTGGTCCTCAAAAACGACAACATCGTCGTCGAAGTCCGAAACGGCACGGTCGTCCTCGAATTGATCGCAACAGCGACGCAAGAAGGGGGACTCTATGATATTATTACGATTCAAAAAAGGGACGGCAAACGCTCCCGGGCCAAAGTAATCGGAGAGAAACGGGTGGAACTGCAATGA
- the tmk gene encoding dTMP kinase produces the protein MYVAIEGIDTAGKSTQIERLRTLYPDALITKEPGGTEAGARIRSMVLGGELSSKTAEMLLFLADRAEHTEEIILPNMNRLIISDRSAVSGMAYAAVQQLCDESTLVLLNRLATGGTLPDRVFILRLTPEELSHRLGQKEHDAIEARGIAYLLEIQEALIASAYALGIQTHVIDATQSIDTITQEISDLIKGAL, from the coding sequence ATGTACGTCGCGATTGAGGGGATCGACACCGCCGGAAAAAGCACCCAGATCGAACGGCTCCGTACACTCTACCCCGATGCGCTCATTACCAAAGAACCGGGCGGAACCGAAGCGGGAGCACGGATCCGTTCGATGGTTCTGGGGGGAGAGCTTAGCAGCAAAACGGCCGAAATGCTGTTGTTTCTCGCCGATCGGGCCGAACATACCGAAGAGATCATATTACCCAATATGAACCGTCTCATCATCAGCGACCGTTCCGCCGTATCGGGGATGGCGTACGCGGCGGTACAGCAGCTGTGTGACGAGTCCACCCTCGTGCTGCTCAACCGCCTCGCCACCGGAGGAACCCTCCCCGATCGCGTTTTCATCCTTCGACTCACCCCCGAAGAGCTCTCCCACCGCCTGGGCCAAAAAGAGCACGATGCGATCGAAGCACGCGGGATCGCCTATCTGCTGGAGATTCAAGAAGCACTCATCGCCTCGGCTTACGCGCTGGGAATCCAAACGCATGTAATCGATGCGACACAATCGATTGATACCATTACACAAGAGATATCCGATCTCATCAAAGGAGCCTTATGA
- a CDS encoding SulP family inorganic anion transporter: MLRSIHDSLEPKLVTLFKRQGYSRSDFVADAIAGLAVAIVALPLAMAIAIASNLPPERGLFTAIVAGFLISAHGGSRYQIGGPTAAFIVTVATVAMKHGYEGLVLATIMAGGILALMAFLRAGELIKFIPYPVIVGFTSGIALLIAFSQIRDFFGLHVDTVPPDFIDKLTLYLAHLHETNLAAVLLATASIGVILLAKRYTPRIPGPILVVILSASAVWALNIPVETIESRFDSIPSMLPSPVWPDITFEKLRLLLPDAITIATLTAIESLLSAVVADGMTGTRHKPNAELLGQGVANVASGIFGGLPATGAIARTATNIKAGAKSPVAGMMHAVWLFAFMLLLAPLIVKVPLAALAAILMVVAWNMSEIKHVREIMKAPKADRIVLITTFALTVLVDLNFAIQAGIALASILFIDSMMKSTQIKAVRNEEDDPDSTANKTIPPGVEVYEIDGPLFFGVAEKLVDTLLLFEKPPKVFILRMRHVPLIDAAGLHALEVVQERLSHHGTRLILSGVNPQVRRFIALSDLNVKIGSENIVDHIDKAILRASVFLMPKEG; the protein is encoded by the coding sequence ATGTTGCGCTCTATCCACGACTCACTGGAGCCGAAACTCGTCACCCTCTTCAAGCGGCAGGGCTACAGCCGCTCCGATTTCGTTGCCGATGCGATCGCGGGACTCGCGGTTGCCATTGTCGCCCTCCCGCTGGCCATGGCGATCGCGATCGCTTCGAATCTTCCCCCCGAACGGGGTCTCTTTACCGCCATCGTCGCCGGTTTTTTGATCTCGGCACACGGCGGCAGCCGCTACCAGATCGGCGGGCCGACGGCCGCATTCATCGTCACCGTCGCCACCGTCGCGATGAAACACGGCTACGAGGGGCTGGTACTCGCAACCATCATGGCGGGGGGTATCCTTGCGCTGATGGCTTTTTTACGGGCCGGAGAACTGATCAAATTCATCCCCTATCCCGTCATCGTAGGATTTACTTCGGGGATCGCCCTTCTCATCGCTTTTTCGCAGATCCGCGATTTTTTCGGTCTGCACGTCGACACCGTACCACCCGATTTCATCGACAAACTCACCCTCTATCTTGCCCATCTGCACGAAACCAACCTCGCGGCGGTACTCCTTGCGACGGCATCGATCGGGGTGATTCTTCTTGCCAAGCGTTATACTCCCCGCATCCCCGGTCCCATCCTCGTCGTCATCCTCTCGGCCTCGGCCGTCTGGGCGCTGAACATCCCCGTCGAAACGATCGAAAGCCGGTTCGATTCGATCCCCTCGATGCTGCCAAGCCCCGTATGGCCCGACATCACCTTTGAAAAGCTCCGGTTGCTCCTCCCCGATGCGATCACGATCGCGACGCTTACGGCCATCGAATCGCTTCTCTCGGCCGTCGTCGCCGACGGAATGACCGGTACCCGTCACAAACCCAATGCCGAGCTCCTTGGACAGGGGGTGGCCAACGTCGCATCCGGGATCTTCGGCGGCCTCCCCGCCACGGGAGCAATCGCCCGTACCGCGACCAATATCAAAGCGGGGGCCAAAAGCCCGGTTGCGGGGATGATGCACGCGGTATGGCTTTTTGCGTTCATGCTGCTGCTCGCCCCGCTGATCGTGAAGGTTCCCCTTGCGGCCCTCGCCGCGATCCTCATGGTCGTCGCATGGAACATGTCCGAGATCAAACACGTCCGGGAGATCATGAAAGCCCCGAAAGCCGATCGGATCGTCCTGATCACCACCTTTGCGCTGACGGTACTCGTCGATCTGAATTTCGCGATCCAGGCTGGAATCGCCCTCGCATCGATTCTGTTCATCGATTCGATGATGAAATCGACCCAGATCAAAGCAGTCCGGAACGAGGAGGACGACCCCGATTCCACGGCCAACAAAACGATCCCCCCCGGCGTCGAAGTCTATGAAATCGACGGCCCTCTTTTCTTCGGCGTCGCCGAAAAACTGGTCGATACCCTGCTGCTGTTCGAAAAGCCGCCGAAAGTGTTCATCCTCCGGATGCGCCACGTCCCCCTTATCGATGCGGCGGGACTGCATGCGCTCGAAGTGGTTCAGGAGCGGCTCAGCCACCACGGCACCCGACTTATCCTCTCGGGGGTCAACCCGCAGGTAAGACGGTTCATCGCCCTCTCGGATTTGAACGTCAAAATCGGTTCTGAAAACATCGTCGACCATATCGACAAGGCCATCCTCAGAGCCTCCGTCTTTCTGATGCCCAAAGAGGGCTGA